In one Nocardioides sp. NBC_00368 genomic region, the following are encoded:
- a CDS encoding thiolase family protein, which yields MTDHTRDHVAIVGAAESPYTRHPVAGTTTAGVLGDAVIRALRDAGLEPGDVDGLGVASFTLGPDHAIDLAWRLGLHLRWIMQDTNGGASAGGMLQHAVRAVESGDASVIVLVAGDAMDSAAHERLVKAYNQATVDHLAELPMTGPNALFAMLTQRQMAAWELDRKDYGSLVVAQRAWAGLNPGAVYRAPMALEEYLDAPLVAAPLGRFDCVPPVTGADAIVVAAEDRATGRRARVLAVTAAYNGDDQAGDGIQTAVAACAPAAWERAGVAPTDVDVISVYDDYPAMVLSQLVDLGVTDPGAVKAVVAEQIATRRLPINTSGGQLSAGQAGAGGGMHGMVEVVQQLRGRASGRQVESRIGVVTGYGMVLYRHGSCGNVAVLEAVA from the coding sequence ATGACTGACCACACCCGCGACCACGTCGCCATCGTCGGCGCCGCGGAGTCGCCCTACACTCGCCATCCTGTCGCCGGCACCACCACCGCCGGGGTGCTCGGCGACGCCGTCATACGGGCCCTGCGCGATGCCGGCCTCGAGCCCGGCGACGTCGACGGGCTGGGTGTCGCCAGCTTCACGCTCGGCCCCGACCATGCGATCGACCTCGCCTGGCGCCTGGGCCTCCACCTGCGCTGGATCATGCAGGACACCAACGGCGGAGCGAGTGCCGGCGGGATGCTCCAGCACGCGGTGCGGGCCGTCGAGTCCGGCGACGCCTCGGTGATCGTGCTCGTCGCCGGAGACGCCATGGACAGCGCGGCGCACGAGCGGCTGGTCAAGGCGTACAACCAGGCGACCGTCGACCACCTGGCCGAGCTCCCGATGACCGGGCCGAACGCGCTGTTCGCGATGCTCACGCAACGGCAGATGGCCGCATGGGAGCTGGACCGGAAGGACTACGGCAGCCTTGTGGTGGCCCAGCGTGCCTGGGCCGGGCTCAACCCCGGAGCCGTTTATCGCGCTCCCATGGCGCTGGAAGAGTACCTCGACGCGCCCCTGGTCGCGGCACCGCTGGGCCGCTTCGACTGCGTCCCGCCGGTGACCGGCGCCGACGCCATCGTCGTCGCGGCCGAGGACCGAGCCACCGGTCGCCGGGCACGGGTGCTGGCGGTCACCGCCGCCTACAACGGCGACGATCAGGCCGGCGACGGGATCCAGACGGCGGTCGCCGCCTGTGCCCCTGCGGCATGGGAACGCGCGGGCGTCGCACCGACAGATGTCGACGTGATCAGCGTCTACGACGACTATCCGGCGATGGTGCTCTCGCAGCTCGTCGACCTCGGCGTGACCGATCCCGGGGCGGTCAAGGCAGTCGTCGCAGAGCAGATCGCCACCCGGCGGCTTCCGATCAACACCTCTGGCGGCCAGCTCTCCGCCGGCCAGGCCGGCGCGGGAGGCGGCATGCACGGGATGGTGGAGGTCGTCCAGCAGCTGCGCGGGCGAGCCTCCGGCCGGCAGGTCGAGTCCCGGATCGGAGTCGTGACCGGCTACGGCATGGTGCTCTACCGGCACGGATCCTGCGGAAACGTCGCGGTGCTGGAGGCAGTCGCATGA
- a CDS encoding ABC transporter permease, which yields METSRPAVLTATKSTRPIPPPGEDRGRIELPRGGRANERTVVAARGVAGVLCCLALWEVVARYDLLPRDVLPPASSTLVHAAQLLGDRSFLGQIGSTLWAALVGYVLALAIAVPAGLVLGLSDRLHAATATVVELVRPLPPVGLVPLLVLVVGQGIEMKAAVVALGCVWPLLINTIHGVHSTDGTAKATARSFGWSQRTVAIRVVWPSAVPSVLTGVRITVSVALILCVGAEFIGGSRDGLGSWLLQQSMLPGGIDTVCAGVVVAGALGLLVNGVVTVLERRFAAWANREDS from the coding sequence ATGGAGACCAGTAGGCCCGCGGTGCTGACCGCGACCAAGAGCACCCGCCCGATACCGCCACCTGGCGAGGACCGCGGTCGGATCGAGCTACCCCGAGGCGGCCGGGCGAACGAACGCACCGTCGTCGCCGCGCGCGGCGTGGCAGGCGTGCTCTGTTGCCTCGCCCTGTGGGAGGTGGTGGCGCGCTACGACCTGCTCCCCCGCGACGTACTGCCCCCGGCGTCGAGCACGCTGGTGCACGCCGCCCAGCTCCTCGGTGACCGATCGTTCCTCGGGCAGATCGGTTCGACCCTGTGGGCTGCTCTGGTCGGGTACGTCCTGGCCCTGGCGATCGCGGTGCCGGCCGGGCTGGTCCTGGGCCTGTCCGATCGGTTGCACGCCGCCACCGCGACCGTGGTCGAGCTGGTCCGGCCGCTCCCGCCGGTCGGCCTCGTCCCCCTCCTGGTCCTCGTGGTCGGCCAAGGGATCGAGATGAAGGCAGCGGTGGTCGCCCTCGGCTGCGTGTGGCCGCTGCTCATCAACACGATCCACGGGGTCCACTCCACCGACGGCACCGCCAAGGCCACGGCACGCTCGTTCGGCTGGTCGCAGCGGACGGTCGCGATCCGTGTCGTCTGGCCATCGGCGGTTCCGTCGGTGCTCACCGGGGTCAGGATCACCGTCTCCGTCGCGCTCATCCTCTGCGTCGGTGCGGAGTTCATCGGCGGGAGCCGCGACGGGCTCGGGAGCTGGCTGCTCCAGCAGAGCATGCTCCCCGGCGGCATCGACACCGTCTGTGCCGGCGTGGTCGTGGCGGGAGCCCTCGGTCTCCTCGTCAACGGCGTCGTGACCGTACTCGAGCGCCGCTTCGCGGCCTGGGCAAACCGGGAGGACTCGTGA
- a CDS encoding ATP-dependent acyl-CoA ligase, producing MSLVVQRCASCGRDYFPHRILCPTCGTADFKDMPVERGRVMASTRTGDGSTLLTVECPSDLQVVARLLGDDACLELGQELPLTTSLLTPGPAAYVPDPTTVEIDPRRLPSDTPLGECTVPGMLLARASLTPEAPLLVCGDVRRTAAEMVEAVARAAGALAERGVAPGERVAFLASNRVELLDLVLGAAWLGAIAVPINTAARGSQLHHILANSGARLLVVEAEIEPHVDDLPALPDLQARWVLSDQNATMGAPVPHAAVAPGDPAAILYTSGTTGVSKGVVCPHAQFWWWGCNVSEQIGIRSDDVLHTCLPLFHTNALNAFSQALVSGATYVLGGRFSASRFWSQMVDSGATVTYLLGAMVGILDSRPPSDLDRAHRVRMALSPATPGRLLAPFRERFGVALLDGYGSTETNAVVATRPGEERPGYIGRLQPGFHMRVVDADGADVPPGTPGELLLRSDQPFAFASGYFGMPEATTAAWQDLWFHTGDRIAVEADGSMRFVDRIKDVIRRRGENISSVEVEDVLRAHPAVADVAVYAVDSELGEDEVMAAVVAKEAQDLDFEELVEFCGPRLAAYAIPRFLVRLDALPLTENGKVRKPELRSRGTDGAWDRQPPRLRPTAPASASTERTPHA from the coding sequence ATGAGCCTCGTCGTCCAACGCTGCGCCAGCTGCGGCCGTGACTACTTCCCCCACCGGATCCTGTGCCCGACGTGCGGCACGGCAGATTTCAAAGACATGCCCGTCGAGCGGGGCCGCGTCATGGCGTCCACGCGCACGGGCGACGGATCGACGCTGCTCACCGTCGAGTGCCCGTCCGACCTGCAGGTCGTTGCCCGCCTGCTCGGAGACGACGCCTGCCTCGAGCTCGGCCAAGAGCTACCGCTCACCACGTCTCTCCTGACGCCTGGGCCCGCGGCGTACGTTCCGGACCCCACCACAGTGGAGATCGACCCGCGCCGGCTACCGAGCGATACGCCACTGGGTGAATGCACCGTTCCCGGGATGCTGCTGGCTCGGGCGTCACTGACGCCCGAGGCGCCCCTGCTCGTGTGCGGCGACGTACGCCGCACCGCGGCCGAGATGGTCGAGGCGGTCGCACGCGCCGCAGGAGCGCTCGCGGAGCGCGGCGTCGCGCCCGGGGAACGGGTCGCCTTCCTCGCCTCCAACCGGGTGGAGCTTCTCGACCTGGTGCTCGGCGCGGCATGGCTGGGCGCCATCGCGGTCCCGATCAACACCGCCGCTCGCGGAAGCCAGCTGCACCACATCCTGGCCAACTCCGGCGCTCGGCTGCTGGTGGTCGAGGCCGAGATCGAGCCTCATGTCGACGATCTCCCGGCCCTACCGGACCTTCAGGCGAGGTGGGTCCTGAGCGATCAGAACGCCACGATGGGTGCTCCGGTTCCGCACGCTGCGGTCGCGCCTGGCGACCCTGCCGCGATCCTCTACACGTCCGGTACGACGGGCGTCTCCAAGGGTGTCGTCTGTCCCCACGCGCAGTTCTGGTGGTGGGGCTGCAACGTCAGCGAGCAGATCGGCATCCGCTCCGACGACGTGCTGCACACCTGTCTCCCGCTGTTCCACACCAACGCCCTCAACGCGTTCAGCCAGGCGTTGGTCAGCGGTGCGACGTACGTCCTCGGTGGCCGCTTCTCGGCCTCCCGGTTCTGGTCGCAGATGGTGGACAGCGGTGCCACCGTGACCTATCTGCTCGGCGCCATGGTGGGCATCCTCGACAGCCGGCCACCGTCGGACCTCGATCGTGCTCACCGGGTGCGGATGGCGCTGTCGCCGGCCACCCCCGGCCGGCTGCTGGCACCGTTCCGCGAGCGGTTCGGCGTCGCTCTGCTCGACGGCTACGGATCGACCGAGACGAATGCGGTCGTGGCCACGCGCCCCGGGGAGGAGCGCCCGGGATACATCGGCAGGCTGCAGCCGGGCTTCCACATGCGGGTCGTCGATGCCGACGGAGCCGACGTCCCACCAGGGACGCCCGGGGAGCTGCTGCTGCGCAGCGACCAGCCCTTCGCCTTCGCCTCCGGCTACTTCGGCATGCCGGAGGCGACCACCGCGGCCTGGCAGGACCTGTGGTTCCACACCGGCGACCGCATCGCCGTGGAGGCGGACGGGTCGATGCGCTTCGTGGACCGGATCAAGGACGTGATCCGCCGGCGCGGCGAGAACATCTCCTCGGTGGAGGTCGAGGACGTGCTCCGCGCCCATCCGGCCGTCGCGGACGTGGCGGTCTACGCCGTCGACTCCGAGCTCGGTGAGGACGAGGTCATGGCGGCGGTCGTCGCCAAGGAGGCACAGGACCTGGACTTCGAGGAGCTCGTCGAGTTCTGCGGCCCGCGCCTGGCGGCGTACGCCATCCCCAGATTCCTGGTCCGGCTCGACGCCCTCCCGCTGACCGAGAACGGCAAGGTCCGCAAACCAGAGCTTCGCAGCCGTGGGACCGACGGCGCGTGGGATCGGCAGCCGCCGCGTCTGCGCCCGACCGCTCCTGCTTCGGCATCAACAGAACGGACACCACATGCGTGA
- a CDS encoding ABC transporter permease, which yields MSNTVQPNERMLRIAVGWCGALLLLVAWQLATVNSDSLFFPTPLEIFDDLGERWFSDGLSGGILTDAFFVDVTPSLQRLLIGLLVAWSLGVSLGVLLGRIPAVAHTVEPILHFMRAMPGPVLLPLALVLVGTGTTMRVSLIAFGAVWPVLFNTYSAVRRVPEGYLETARTARVSRVRTLFQVILPAASTGIFAGIRVSTSLGIILLIASELVAASDGIGFGLTQAQRSFQLLPMWSFIVALSLLGYLSNLVLSGIESGVLRWHRLLMAVQD from the coding sequence ATGAGCAACACCGTGCAGCCGAACGAACGCATGCTACGGATCGCAGTCGGCTGGTGTGGCGCGCTCCTGTTGCTGGTCGCGTGGCAGCTGGCGACCGTGAACTCCGACTCGCTGTTCTTCCCCACCCCGCTGGAGATCTTCGACGATCTCGGGGAACGCTGGTTCTCCGACGGGCTCTCCGGCGGAATCCTGACGGATGCGTTCTTCGTCGACGTCACCCCGAGCCTGCAGCGCCTCCTGATCGGACTGCTCGTCGCCTGGTCGCTGGGAGTCTCGCTCGGCGTGCTCCTCGGCAGGATCCCCGCCGTCGCGCACACGGTCGAGCCGATCCTGCACTTCATGCGGGCGATGCCGGGCCCGGTGCTGCTCCCGCTGGCACTGGTTCTGGTGGGCACCGGGACGACGATGCGGGTCTCCCTGATCGCATTCGGCGCCGTATGGCCGGTCCTCTTCAACACCTACAGCGCCGTGCGACGGGTGCCCGAGGGCTATCTGGAGACGGCACGCACGGCGAGGGTCTCGCGGGTCCGGACCCTGTTCCAGGTGATCCTGCCGGCCGCCAGCACGGGCATCTTCGCCGGCATCCGGGTCTCCACCTCGCTCGGCATCATCTTGCTCATCGCCTCAGAGCTGGTCGCCGCCTCGGACGGCATCGGGTTCGGCCTGACGCAGGCCCAACGCTCCTTCCAGCTGCTTCCCATGTGGTCGTTCATCGTCGCTCTGTCGCTGCTCGGCTACCTGTCCAACCTCGTCTTGAGCGGGATCGAGTCCGGCGTACTGCGCTGGCACCGGCTCCTGATGGCAGTCCAGGACTGA
- a CDS encoding LysR substrate-binding domain-containing protein encodes MQTQQLFGGKLKLRHLVLLTTIADEGSFVGAADNLYISQPAVTRSVRELEDLVGVELFVRGPRGVSPTPAGEILIEQARSALGNLRRASEQIEEVLRGGARPLRVGTNLAGAYALLPRAVVALKRAHPDITVSVVEGTAEQLTTSLHRSEVDLLVGRLDPGTYRGALHHIRLYDEAVRAVVRCGHPALASAPQRLADLQSYPWILPLQPSTLRAELDDMFAREGLSPPRDITECSTLLTSRAMLLETEAIAPLPMLIGVRDELLEMLPLRLDTVPRAIGVTLPADRSVSREARLLVDTLTATAATIATELDEAVPAAVPSAAAPRSPVI; translated from the coding sequence GTGCAGACCCAGCAACTGTTCGGCGGCAAGCTGAAGCTGCGCCATCTCGTCCTCCTCACCACGATCGCCGATGAGGGGTCGTTCGTAGGCGCCGCCGATAACCTCTACATCTCCCAGCCCGCCGTGACCCGAAGCGTCCGGGAGCTCGAAGATCTCGTCGGCGTCGAGCTCTTCGTGCGCGGACCTCGAGGCGTATCGCCCACGCCGGCCGGGGAGATCCTGATCGAGCAGGCGCGATCCGCGCTCGGCAACCTGCGTCGCGCCTCCGAGCAGATCGAGGAAGTGCTGCGAGGGGGCGCGCGGCCGCTTCGGGTCGGGACCAACCTGGCCGGCGCCTACGCCCTTCTTCCTCGTGCCGTGGTCGCCCTGAAGCGGGCCCATCCCGACATCACGGTCTCGGTGGTCGAGGGCACCGCGGAGCAGCTGACCACGAGTCTCCACCGGAGTGAGGTCGATCTGCTCGTCGGGCGTTTGGATCCCGGAACCTATCGCGGGGCGCTCCACCACATCCGGCTCTACGACGAAGCGGTGCGGGCGGTCGTGCGTTGTGGCCATCCGGCACTTGCCTCAGCGCCGCAACGGCTCGCCGACCTGCAGTCCTACCCGTGGATCCTGCCTCTGCAGCCCAGCACTCTGCGGGCCGAGCTCGATGACATGTTTGCCCGAGAAGGCCTCAGTCCACCGCGCGACATCACCGAGTGCTCGACCCTGCTCACCTCACGGGCCATGCTCCTGGAGACAGAGGCCATCGCGCCACTGCCGATGCTGATCGGTGTGCGCGACGAGCTCCTCGAGATGCTGCCTCTCCGTCTCGACACGGTCCCGCGGGCCATCGGCGTGACGCTGCCTGCGGACCGGTCGGTCAGTCGAGAAGCACGCCTGTTGGTCGATACGCTCACCGCCACTGCGGCGACCATCGCCACCGAACTCGATGAGGCTGTACCGGCGGCCGTGCCGAGTGCTGCTGCTCCAAGGAGCCCGGTCATCTGA
- a CDS encoding ABC transporter ATP-binding protein, with protein sequence MTTTLLEVEDLRHTYRTRQGDQTVLDGINFDVQRGEFVSIVGPSGCGKTTLLRTLSGLLRPTGGTVTLSGNVITGVPKGLAMVFQDYRASLFPWRRVGANVEFPLLGRVSKTERRSRTIESLSAVGLADAADKYAWQLSGGMQQRVAIARALAMRPELLLMDEPFASVDAQTRSDLEDLLLRVREQFDMTILFVTHDVDESVYLSTRVLSLSKAPTVKTADVPVPLTFPRDQIHTRENPSFVETRSEVARLIRQASPGGLATAAGAH encoded by the coding sequence ATGACAACCACGCTTCTGGAGGTCGAAGACCTCCGACACACCTACCGCACCCGACAGGGCGACCAGACGGTCCTCGACGGGATCAACTTCGACGTCCAGCGCGGCGAGTTCGTCTCGATCGTCGGCCCCTCCGGCTGCGGCAAGACCACGCTGCTGCGTACGCTGTCGGGCCTGCTCCGCCCCACCGGCGGAACGGTCACCCTGTCCGGGAACGTCATCACCGGTGTACCCAAGGGGCTCGCCATGGTCTTCCAGGACTATCGGGCGTCGCTGTTCCCCTGGCGACGCGTCGGCGCGAACGTGGAGTTCCCGCTGCTGGGCCGGGTGTCCAAGACCGAGCGCCGGTCGCGGACCATCGAGTCGCTGAGCGCCGTCGGCCTGGCGGACGCCGCCGACAAGTACGCCTGGCAGCTCTCCGGCGGCATGCAGCAGCGCGTCGCGATCGCCCGAGCGCTCGCCATGCGACCCGAGCTCCTCCTGATGGACGAGCCGTTCGCCTCCGTCGACGCACAGACCCGCTCCGATCTCGAGGACCTCCTGCTCCGGGTCCGCGAGCAGTTCGACATGACGATCCTCTTCGTCACCCACGACGTAGACGAAAGCGTCTACCTCAGCACTCGGGTGCTGTCGCTCAGCAAGGCGCCGACCGTCAAGACGGCCGACGTCCCGGTCCCGCTCACCTTCCCGCGGGACCAGATCCACACCCGAGAAAACCCGTCGTTCGTCGAGACCAGAAGCGAGGTGGCCCGTCTGATCCGGCAGGCGAGTCCCGGTGGGCTGGCCACTGCCGCCGGCGCTCATTGA
- a CDS encoding thiamine pyrophosphate-binding protein gives MLVRDAIGEVLTDLGVRAVFGVVGSGNFHFTNALVERGARFVPARHEGGAATMADAYARMSGEVAVLSLHQGCGYTNALTGIVEAAKSRTPLLVLTAEATEPTSNFFIDQAGMAEGAGALAMRVRSPQTALVDVARAFAACLHQQRTVVLNVPIDVQDMELPDDASRRTFGTVGLPQPAPEDVRRFVELIQSAQRPVFVAGRGGRAEGAKEALQELAAASGALLATSAVARGLFNEDPWGIDVSGGFSSPLTAELIADADLVVGFGCALNMWTMRHGRLIGDQAKVVQVDVEPQAIGRNRDVDLGLWGGVAETARATTAALRAAQPDDRTGYRTTAVGERIRSSLRWHQVDFVDQSGDGRIDPRTLSLELNRLLPTERIVSVDSGNFVGYPSMYLDVPDEFGFCFTQAFQSVGLGLATGVGAALAQPGRLPVVGVGDGGFLMGITELETAVRLEIPLLVVIYNDAMYGAEVHHFGFDGPSLDTVVFPDSDLAQIARGYGCEAITVRETADLAPVKDWLSSESTRPMVIDAKVLSREGSWWLQEAFGH, from the coding sequence ATGCTGGTACGTGATGCGATCGGCGAGGTGCTCACGGATCTCGGCGTCCGGGCCGTCTTCGGCGTGGTCGGCAGCGGAAACTTCCACTTCACCAACGCGCTCGTGGAGCGTGGGGCGCGGTTCGTCCCGGCCCGGCACGAGGGCGGCGCTGCCACCATGGCTGACGCCTACGCGCGGATGTCCGGCGAGGTCGCGGTGCTGTCGCTGCACCAGGGGTGCGGTTACACCAACGCGCTCACCGGCATCGTCGAGGCGGCGAAGAGCAGGACGCCGTTGCTCGTGCTGACCGCCGAGGCGACCGAGCCCACCTCGAACTTCTTCATCGACCAGGCCGGCATGGCCGAGGGGGCGGGTGCCCTCGCGATGCGCGTACGGTCGCCGCAGACCGCCCTGGTGGATGTCGCCCGCGCCTTCGCGGCCTGCCTGCACCAGCAGCGCACCGTCGTACTGAACGTGCCGATCGACGTCCAGGACATGGAGCTGCCCGACGATGCGTCCCGACGCACGTTCGGCACCGTGGGCCTGCCGCAACCGGCGCCCGAGGACGTGCGCCGGTTCGTCGAGCTGATCCAGTCGGCGCAGCGACCGGTGTTCGTGGCCGGGCGTGGTGGCCGGGCAGAGGGCGCGAAGGAAGCGCTTCAGGAGCTCGCGGCTGCGTCGGGAGCTCTGCTGGCCACCTCCGCCGTCGCCCGCGGACTGTTCAACGAGGATCCGTGGGGCATCGACGTCTCCGGCGGCTTCAGCTCACCGCTCACCGCCGAGCTCATCGCCGACGCCGACCTCGTGGTCGGGTTCGGCTGCGCGCTGAACATGTGGACGATGCGGCACGGCAGGCTCATCGGCGATCAGGCCAAGGTCGTCCAGGTCGATGTCGAACCTCAGGCGATCGGCCGGAACCGCGACGTGGACCTGGGACTGTGGGGCGGCGTCGCTGAGACGGCTCGCGCGACGACCGCGGCCCTTCGTGCTGCACAGCCCGACGACCGCACCGGCTACCGGACGACGGCGGTCGGCGAACGGATCCGTTCGTCGTTGCGCTGGCACCAGGTCGACTTCGTGGATCAGTCGGGCGACGGACGGATCGACCCGCGGACCCTCTCGCTGGAGCTCAACCGCCTCCTGCCGACCGAACGGATCGTGTCGGTCGACTCCGGGAACTTCGTGGGCTACCCGAGCATGTACCTCGACGTTCCGGACGAGTTCGGCTTCTGCTTCACCCAGGCGTTCCAGTCCGTCGGGCTGGGCCTGGCGACGGGCGTGGGAGCCGCGCTCGCGCAACCCGGCCGGCTCCCGGTCGTGGGCGTGGGTGACGGCGGGTTCCTGATGGGCATCACCGAGCTCGAGACGGCGGTCCGGCTCGAGATCCCACTTCTCGTCGTGATCTACAACGACGCGATGTACGGCGCCGAGGTGCACCACTTCGGGTTCGACGGTCCCTCCCTGGACACCGTCGTCTTCCCCGACAGCGACCTCGCGCAGATCGCACGCGGATACGGGTGCGAGGCGATCACGGTCCGGGAGACCGCGGACCTCGCCCCGGTCAAGGACTGGCTGTCGTCAGAGTCGACCCGGCCGATGGTGATCGACGCCAAGGTGCTCTCGCGCGAGGGCTCCTGGTGGTTGCAGGAGGCGTTCGGCCACTGA
- a CDS encoding cyclase family protein, giving the protein MHLSSTPARTPSDLASAVASGAVTVVDLTAKLSASTPVLPLPEGMAPIPRFELEELAKYDERGETSYQNGIHTGEHVGTHFDAPCHWVTGVEHGDVSQVPAERLVGPAVVIDKTAEVAENADYLLTIEDVEAWQREHGRLPKGWLLYRTGWAARSHDQELFLNADDEGPHTPGVTPECAKWLAEETDIVGFGVETVGTDAGQAFGFEPAFPVHTYLLGAGKYGITQLQNLALIPTTGALIVVAPLPIVGGSGSPARVLAMVPAAGQEVD; this is encoded by the coding sequence ATGCACCTCTCGTCTACCCCGGCCCGTACGCCGTCGGATCTGGCCAGTGCCGTCGCCTCGGGCGCCGTCACGGTCGTGGATCTGACCGCCAAGCTTTCAGCCTCGACACCCGTACTGCCTCTGCCCGAGGGGATGGCTCCGATCCCGCGCTTCGAGCTGGAGGAGCTGGCGAAGTACGACGAGCGGGGCGAGACCTCCTACCAGAACGGCATCCACACCGGCGAGCACGTCGGCACCCACTTCGACGCGCCGTGCCACTGGGTGACCGGCGTCGAGCACGGCGACGTGTCGCAGGTGCCGGCGGAGCGGCTCGTCGGGCCCGCTGTGGTCATCGACAAGACGGCCGAGGTCGCGGAGAACGCGGACTACCTGCTCACCATCGAGGACGTCGAGGCGTGGCAGCGCGAGCACGGCCGGCTCCCGAAAGGCTGGCTCCTCTACCGCACCGGATGGGCCGCCCGCTCCCACGACCAGGAGCTCTTCCTCAACGCTGACGACGAGGGCCCGCACACGCCGGGCGTGACCCCGGAGTGCGCGAAGTGGCTTGCCGAGGAGACCGACATCGTCGGGTTCGGCGTCGAGACCGTGGGCACCGACGCCGGGCAGGCGTTCGGCTTCGAGCCGGCCTTCCCGGTGCACACCTACCTCCTCGGTGCCGGCAAGTACGGCATCACCCAGCTGCAGAACCTCGCGCTCATCCCGACGACCGGCGCCCTGATCGTGGTCGCGCCGCTCCCGATCGTGGGCGGTTCGGGCAGTCCCGCACGCGTCCTGGCGATGGTCCCGGCTGCAGGCCAGGAGGTGGACTGA
- a CDS encoding ABC transporter substrate-binding protein produces MNLRTPRRLGAVVLTLLLASAAGACGEDAPSASAGDSSKVTLSIPPVGDSLPVYDAISKGYFADEGLDVELTPAANGATTINALVSGSTDLALVSYPSLITAYSSDLPVTIAAPAIAGTDEYKSGLYVLADSEIEEPADMVGKKMATPSLGSVGDIWFRGVLLQQGLDPDSVTYIEIPQANMAAALEAGDVDGIFQTEPTLSATEASLDVRPISFQNGPQGLFATSEKLVEERPEVVTRFRAALAKAVADIEADPQGVAKAMMPEYTEMTPEVAAKMRLPEYQVDYDAAGVQDVVDLMVEVGLLEDSFDANELYQDAS; encoded by the coding sequence ATGAACCTGCGTACCCCACGACGACTCGGCGCGGTCGTGCTCACGCTCCTGCTTGCCAGCGCCGCCGGCGCTTGCGGCGAAGATGCACCGTCGGCGTCGGCCGGCGACAGCAGCAAGGTGACCCTCTCGATCCCGCCGGTCGGCGACTCGCTGCCGGTGTACGACGCGATCAGCAAGGGCTACTTCGCCGACGAGGGTCTCGACGTCGAGCTCACCCCGGCCGCGAACGGCGCCACCACGATCAATGCCCTGGTCTCGGGCAGCACCGACCTGGCCCTGGTCTCCTATCCATCCTTGATCACCGCCTACTCATCGGACCTGCCCGTCACCATCGCGGCGCCGGCGATCGCGGGCACCGACGAGTACAAGTCCGGTCTCTACGTGCTGGCGGACTCCGAGATCGAGGAGCCGGCCGACATGGTCGGCAAGAAGATGGCCACGCCGTCCTTGGGCTCCGTGGGCGACATCTGGTTCCGAGGCGTGCTGCTACAACAGGGCCTCGACCCCGACAGCGTCACCTACATCGAGATCCCGCAGGCCAACATGGCGGCCGCGCTCGAGGCCGGCGACGTGGACGGCATCTTCCAGACCGAGCCGACCCTCAGTGCGACCGAGGCGAGCCTGGACGTTCGGCCGATCAGTTTCCAGAACGGACCCCAGGGCCTGTTCGCAACGTCCGAGAAGCTGGTGGAGGAACGGCCCGAGGTGGTGACTCGGTTCCGAGCCGCCCTGGCCAAGGCCGTCGCCGACATCGAGGCCGATCCGCAAGGAGTCGCCAAGGCGATGATGCCCGAGTACACCGAGATGACTCCGGAGGTCGCGGCCAAGATGCGGCTTCCCGAGTACCAGGTCGACTACGACGCCGCTGGTGTCCAGGACGTCGTGGACCTGATGGTCGAGGTGGGTCTGCTCGAGGACTCCTTCGACGCGAACGAGCTCTACCAGGACGCCAGCTGA